GGCCATGACCCCTGGGGTAATGTGTGACCATGACCCCTGGGGTAATGTGTGGCCATGACCCCAGGGGTAATGTGTGGCCATGACCCCAGGGGTAATGTGTGGCCATGACCCCAGGGGTAATGTGTGGCCATGACCCCAGGGGTAATGACCTCGACCTCCAGGAACATCGCCAAGGTTCCTACAGGCAGTTTACCTTCCTCAAGACACACTCCACAACAGTAGCCTATCAGAGTCCTttctactactaggtgaacagaggcatgaggtggAAAGGGAACATATCCCGGAACCTTGCGGTTGTGGACCGGCGCCAAGCTGCCAGATGTTCCTGGTGGTGTTCCGGGCCCCGGCGGAGCCTGCTCTACAACCCGTCTTCACAACCATTGAACCTCGGTTGTGATGCGCCACAATTTCGGTGCTTTAGTGAAAGTATGAGTACTGTGACGATGATGCTTCCTGTGAGTACTGTGACGATGATGCTTCCTGTGAGTACTGTGACGATGATGCTTCCTGTGAGTACTGTGACGATGACGTTTCCTGTGAGTACTGTGACGATGACGCTTCCTGTGAGTACTGTGACGATGACGCTTCCTGTGAGTACTGTGACGATGACGCTTCCTGTGAGTACTGTGACGATGACGCTTCCTGTGAGTACTGTGACGATGACGCTTCCTGTGAGTACTGTGACGATGACGCTTCCAGTGAGTACTGTGGCGATGACGCTTCCAGTGAGTACTGTGGCGATGACGCTTCCAGTGAGTACTGTGACGATGACGCTTCCTGTGAGCACTGTGACGATGACGCTTCCTGTGAGTACTGTGACGATGACGCTTCCTGTGAGTACTGTGACGATGACGCTTCCTGTGAGTACTGTGCATCGTGGCAGGTTGCTCTATATCGTTCGCTCCTGGTTCAGCAAACCTACTTGTGATATAACGTATATCAATCCCAGGTCACCATATAAGGTAGCACCTGTATAAGGGGGAACACGGACTCAGGGGAAAGCTATATAAAGGTATAGGACACTAAAGACCCtggtgaagggggggaggggggagggggtaagctATAGTAGTTTAAAGGTACGTGTTGAATACAGGTAATTTTAAATACCAAAGTGACGGTAATTTGATGAATTTAGAACAAGGTAATTTTGCATTTAATGAGGTTATTGGACCCAGTTGTTGTCTGGGGTTGCTTTCTCAATTGTTGCAAAAAGCTCGCTTTGTTGCTTGCTTTGTTGCTTGCTTTGTTGCTTGCTTTGTTGCTTGCTTTGTTGCTTGCTTTGTTGCTTGCTATGTTGCTTGCTTTGTTGCTTGCTTTGTTGCTTGCTTTGTTGCTTGCTTTGTTGCTTGCTTTGTTGCTTGCTTTGTTGCTTGCTTTGTTGCTTGCTTTGTTGCTCGCTTTGTTGCTTGCTTTGTTGCTTGCTTTGTTGCTTGCTTTGTTGCTTGCTTTGTTGCTTGCTTTGTTGCTTGCTTTGTTGCTTGCTTTGTTGCTTGCTTTGTTGCTTGCTTTGTTGCTTGCTTTGTTGCTTGCTTTGTTGCTTGCTATGTTGCTTGCTTTGTTGCTTGCTTTGTTGCTTGCTTTGTTGCTTGCTATGTTGCTTGCTTTGTTGCTTGCTTTGTTGCTTGCTTTGTTGCTTGCTTTGTTGCTTGCTTTGTTGCTTGCTATGTTGCTTGCTTTGTTGCTTGCTTTGTTGCTTGCTTTGTTGCTTGCTTTGTTGCTTGCTATGTTGCTCGCTTTGTTGCTTGCTTTGTTGCTTGCTTTGTTGCTTGCTATGTTGCTTGCTTTGTTGCTTGCTATGTTGCTCGCTTTGTTGCTCGCTTTGTTGCTTGCTATGTTGCTTGCTTTGTTGCTCGCTTTGTTGCTTGCTATGTTGCTTGCTATGTTGCTCGCTTTGTTGCTCGCTTTGTTGCTCGCTTTGTTGCTTGCTTTGTTGCTTGCTTTGTTGCTTGCTATGTTGCTTGCTTTGTTGCTCGCTTTGTTGCTTGCTTTGTTGCTTGCTTTGTTGCTCGCTTTGTTGCTTGCTTTGTTGCTTGCTATGTTGCTTGCTTTGTTGCTTGCTATGTTGCTTGTTTTGTTGCTTGCTTTGTTGCTTGCTTTGTTGCTTGCTTTGTTGCTTGCTTTGTTGCTTGCTTTTTCTTGCCACATTTGTGTTGTAGTAATAATGACAAATTATACTGatgttgctatatatatatatatatatatatatatatttatatatatatatatatatatatatatatatatatatatatatatatatatatatatataaatatatatatatatatatatatatatatatatatatatatatatatatatatatatatatatatatataaatcacacgctatcctaaatatgttacgattccatttcagtgtttccaatttcattgacaaatagaattttcatagatttcaatttattttcattttggtttaattattttgtgtgacattgcgttggatttGAGCCGTGTTGtccaccataccgttcatttcgtgagtatagtttacttttgttttctttcgttttttaactgtttttcatatattttagtgatgggaacatcagatcatttgatgttcccaatttactgatgggaacatcagatccttttggaatgcatcggacgagggagtggggaatggtggggaggacgaggggacggggatggtctgtcttccagcgacgtgacgtgcagttcacgtagtctgtcctcgtaactcatgcctcttagttctgggactagcctagtggcatacctctgaactttttccagcttcgtcttgtgcttgactagatacgggctccatgctggagctgcatactccaggattggccttacatatgtggtatacaagattctgaaggattccttgcacaagtttctgaaagcagttctgatgttagccagcctcgcataggccgctgatgtcattcttttgatgtgggcttcgggagacaggtttggggtgatatcaactcctagatctttctctctgtccgtttcgtgaaggacgtcatctcccattcggtatccagtgtctagcctcctagttcctcccccTTGTTTCATTAccatacatttacttgggtttacCTTTAGTAGcagtttgtcggaccattccttcagtttgtctaggccatcttgtagcctcatactatcctcctctgtcttgatcctcctcataatttttgcatcatcagcaaacatcgaggggaacgagtcaattccttctgggagattatttacgtatatcataaacagtataggtccaagggctgatccatgtgggactccactggtgactccccgctactccgagacctcacccctcacggtgactcgctgtgtcctgttgcttaggtactctcttattcagtggaataccttccctttcactcctgcctgtatttccagtttgtgcactagtctcttatgtggtactgtgtcaaaagctttctgacagtccagtagtatgcagtctgcccagccctctctctgtcttgcctgatttttgttgcctggtcatagaactcaattaatcatgttaggcatgatttgccatctctgaacccatgctgatgttacaaagttcttccgctccagatgtccctctagcttttttcgcacaatcttttccacagcacaatttgtgtgtgtgagctacactttttaactgatGGGTTTCGCTAGGGTACAACTTAGTATCCTCGGAAGAAGATCGAaagcaaataaaaaataaaatacaaaGAATGGCGATATATTTTCGTAAGGTGTGATGAGAGAAGAAGTGGCAACCCTGTCTAGAGAACCAGGTAATCTGGTCCTGCATTTTAATTGGTCGACAGGAGCAGTGGGCGTGGTGTAAGATATCAGTTCTTTCTTAGTCTTTCAGGTTGTTTATCTTCGTTGATTACGTGTGTGTTTGTCTgggtttctctggtgatggtctggttgtgtggggAAATGATGTGATCTTAAATAAAAGCTAGTTGTTTGTGTATAGTCAGGCGCCTTGAAAGATCTGTTGCCATGCACGATGGAATCTTAAGAACGTGATGTATTCTACGTAAGAATCAAAGTTAGACAATGGTATCGAACCCGCACCCCCGGACTCTTTGAGATGTTGTCGCCCAGCCAATACCAGATGATTGAGGCTGAGAGTCGTCAAGTGGACATGCAGAGGCATAGACGGCATTCATCACCCTCGAGGTGttccttgtgttgctggggggtgAGTTAGTAAAGCAGGTGttccttgtgttgctggggggtgAGTTAGTAAGGCAGGTGttccttgtgttgctggggggtgAGTTAGTAAGGCAGGTGGTGGTCCCCTGACTCTCCACTCCTATATTGAGCTGTGTCCTCTGTTTAGTGTTGATCacgtttctgttcattgtcttgctGGACTGTTTAATTCGTCTAGTGGACCGCTGAAGTCTTTGTAGTTCATGTTGTCAAGGATAGAGGGTTAaggatatatctatctatctatatatctatatatatatatatatatatatatatatatatatatatatatatatatatatatatatatatatatatatagaggtgcGGGGGTTGTGTAGTGATGTTCACTACGTAGGTCGTGTAGCCAGATCACCTTCATATTGATGACCTCTTCCACGTGTTGTTTCATTTTAGATCTCATTCTAGAATATGTTAAGAGCATATGTTGAAGACTTcataatatgcccgaaacgccgCAGATGGGGGACATATACCCATGAG
This DNA window, taken from Procambarus clarkii isolate CNS0578487 chromosome 40, FALCON_Pclarkii_2.0, whole genome shotgun sequence, encodes the following:
- the LOC123758095 gene encoding putative uncharacterized protein DDB_G0268364, whose translation is MTEVVVKDAEVLHLLKTFDTDKAVGPDKVSPRLLPTCADLLAPPLTKSKQQSKQQSKQQSKQQSKQQNKQHSKQQSKQHSKQQSKQQSEQQSKQQSKQQSEQQSKQHSKQQSKQQSKQQSEQQSEQQSEQHSKQHSKQQSEQQSKQHSKQQSEQQSEQHSKQQSKQHSKQQSKQQSKQQSEQHSKQQSKQQSKQQSKQQSKQHSKQQSKQQSKQQSKQQSKQQSKQHSKQQSKQQSKQQSKQHSKQQSKQQSKQQSKQQSKQQSKQQSKQQSKQQSKQQSKQQSKQQSKQQSEQQSKQQSKQQSKQQSKQQSKQQSKQQSKQQSKQHSKQQSKQQSKQQSKQQSKQQSKQQSELFATIEKATPDNNWVQ